The genomic segment TTTTGATCaggttttattcaatttacaggtaaactcaagttttttacaagtcaaattaggttaatttttttttttttgtttttcatttgaatcaatttaaattatatatcaacTGGGTTTAAATTAACTTGTCAGATTAGCCCGCGATAGATATAAAAGATAAGTTTATTGTTTCGATTTTTTCAATTCCTAAACTCTACTTGGACCCCATATAAAAGATAGACATATGGGAGGTAGTTACCTCACTTGACTGTAATCCAAGTCACAATGAAACACCAGTTCTCGGAGGCCATTGATTTTATGGTCATTCCGCAAGGTCAGTGATTTCATTCAAAGCTTATTATGAAGATAGGTTGCAACATAGACCAATATTTATTCCTAGATCgagacttatatatatatatatatatatatataaactctagAAATCGAGCCATTAATAGATAGAATTCTAGTtaattgtttcttattttataatgaCTTGTTAAATCATGGTTAATTCCATGACAAAAGAAGATTTTCTTGCTTGTGCATGTGAATTAAATGTAGAGTATTAGAAGACAAGGAATTGAAGTACATGTTAAAACTTTGTTTGCAATACTACCTATCATGATTATTCCTTCGCGTGATGGAAGAAAACAAGGGTGCATCCtaaaattgctatatatatataggagtcTTAATTTTACCTCAAACAAATCTTTgaatcaatttcatcctccaagtttcaaaattgttaattaaatcttttcaaTCGTATTTGATCATGAATTCCATCTAAAATATGctctttatcataaaaaaaaaagttattcttTTTATAGAAAACATAGCAATTTATGTTAGACAAATTCTAATAAAAAGCCCAAATAAGAAATACAAATTCTTCAAGGGACTAAATGGATATATCTCAAGAAATTGATTGTGACGAATTGAttactaatataataaatacttACCAACAAGTTGCTCTCGCAATTATGCAAATTATTCTTAGGTGCATTACTTAATGAGACAAGGTTGTTTAAGGGTGTTCTAGTGGTTTttgttaaagtattttttatataaaaatatatcaaaataatatattttttattttttaaaaaattattttgatattagtacatcaaaataatttaaaaatatcaaaaaatattaatttaaaataaaaaaatttaaaattttaattttttaaaaaaatataaaaacaaacaagaacttAATTATCAAATCAATGCAATGAAAACATCAAGCAAGGCACCAAATGGCATTCATAAACTATAACATCAAACCCAACATTTATGATTAAGATGCTGTTTGGTATTATGGTTGCGGGTGAGGTTCACCCGTAACCACATATTTGAGTGTTTggtaatagagaaaaaaatgatttttatttatgggAGCCACCAATTTTAACTGTTACACCACAGGTTTGGAGAAGCAGCATTTCGTTGTGATTTCCTCTTAACAGTCACTGTTCAGTGAACGGTGGAGCTATGCTCCACtgttgcactgttcacgtgaacagttgttgtttttttttaaaaaaaaaaccagtgcatttaatttatttcactcgcactgttcacgtgaacatgaacttctaattttttttttgttttttaaaaaaattagtttaaggtgagttaaatttactcgtactgtaatctcaattttattcatgataatatgttacctaattttattgtacgctcaaaaaatcatgaaaactgtagttcttgtcgaatAAATTTTGgacgtaatgaaattgtaaattttttttaaaaaaattgagttttacttgaaaaactagtatttaatattatttaataacactatataaTTTAGAAGGATATCacatgatgacgtagcatttgtgaaatttgattgcaattccaattatgttcttgctGGGTCCGacgcagttaaaaaaaattcagtttttatttttattttaattgtgttttattcattaaattagaaggatatcgcttgatgacgtaacaaaaaattcagtttttgttgttgcgtgcttaagaaaccatgaaaaatatagtcattgttggatagatttcgtatgtgatgacattgcatgtagtttaatggaataataaataaattttgatatcaatattatttatttcatgatgtaataatagtagttaaatctacaatatttaaattaaaaatatttttaattattttataatctcaatttgaaaaacatttttttaaccaaacacattaaactactttttcttcaacctcaatttcaaccatagttttaaccaaacacctattttttcaaatcaacctcaactaaaaatattttttataaaacaatttttttcaaatcagaaCCACGTACCAAAAACACTATGAGGCTCATGAGGTGATGCATTACAGAACAATACAAGATCCTAATCAAACACACTTTGGTTCCATTTCACCAACAACCAAGGCCAATTCAGTCATTCCACCTCTCTAACCCttccctttttttaaaacagtCTACCCTCTAGCCCAAAACCATCCCCCTCGatcctctccctccctctcttcaCTCTCTCTAAACAAACTACCATGGCCATCATTAACACCAAGACCATAATAGTCTCTCTTTGCACACTGAGTTTGGTGTTCGTCTTCTCTCCACAACTCTCTTTCTCCTCCTCGATCCACGACCTGCTTATCTCAAAAGGGTTACCAGCTGGTCTACTCCCAAAGGAAGTGAAGTCCTACACCGTGTCTGAAGATGGCTACTTGGAGGTGTTTCTTGATGGTCCATGCTTGACCAGATATGAGAACAGGGTCTTGTTTGAAAGTGTAGTGAGGGCTAATCTCACTTATCTTAGTCTTTCTGGAGTTGTTGGCTTGTCTCAAGAAGAACTCTTTCTTTGGCTACCAGTGAAAGACATCACAGTTGATGACCCAAGATCAGGACTTATTTTGTTTGACATTGGGGTTGCTCATAAGCAACTGTCCTTATCACTCTTTGAAGATCCACCTAACTGTAAGCCTCAAGGTATCGCATTTGTTTAATCTTTACTTCTTTTTTCCATCAAGTCTTGaatctttattaattaatctcCTACTGCAAGGATTTGATTTCATCGTTCTTGGTATTGGTATGCATATTTCCCTTGTAAGTTATGGAATGGATAAGGAAACAGCAGTTGTGCTGTGGGCATGGTTAGGAAGCTGAAGCTGATCACATGAATCTTATTACCTGCCATGCCTGTTGCTTTCACTGGCTTGTGTTTCAGTCCCAGAAACTGGTCACAGAGTACTGCGTTTCACCTTTTCCCTTGTTCTGTTACCTTTCACAAATAATCAGAAGAAATTTCCTAAAAGAACAGGCACAGCATTTTAACTGCAAGGCATAGTACAACATTGTTTGATTtattacatttatatttttcatgattggGGGCACTGTTAATCATGTGAATGCGTGCAGGTGAGTCGAAGAATCATGCGAGGAAGGAGAGAGGGTTTGAGGCTGTGAGATAGAAGAT from the Populus nigra chromosome 9, ddPopNigr1.1, whole genome shotgun sequence genome contains:
- the LOC133703245 gene encoding uncharacterized protein LOC133703245 isoform X2, yielding MAIINTKTIIVSLCTLSLVFVFSPQLSFSSSIHDLLISKGLPAGLLPKEVKSYTVSEDGYLEVFLDGPCLTRYENRVLFESVVRANLTYLSLSGVVGLSQEELFLWLPVKDITVDDPRSGLILFDIGVAHKQLSLSLFEDPPNCESKNHARKERGFEAVR
- the LOC133703245 gene encoding uncharacterized protein LOC133703245 isoform X1, whose amino-acid sequence is MAIINTKTIIVSLCTLSLVFVFSPQLSFSSSIHDLLISKGLPAGLLPKEVKSYTVSEDGYLEVFLDGPCLTRYENRVLFESVVRANLTYLSLSGVVGLSQEELFLWLPVKDITVDDPRSGLILFDIGVAHKQLSLSLFEDPPNCKPQGESKNHARKERGFEAVR